Within the Hevea brasiliensis isolate MT/VB/25A 57/8 chromosome 2, ASM3005281v1, whole genome shotgun sequence genome, the region TAGTGAGTTCCTGGTGCTctggatttattattattattttcctttaATCTGTGGTGATATTCAAATTTTGTGTTTGTGAGAGTAGCTAGCTGTGTGGGTGTTGTATGAGAGGAAACCCTTGTTTTGATTGCTAGATTTGTTTAGGCATCGGGTGTTTGATTGCTGCATTTGGTGGATTGAGAGGCATCCATTTCTGGATCTAGGGTTTTGTGTTTGCTGTGGAAATTAGGTAATGAGTTTTTGGATGCAATCATTCGTGCTTTTACTTGGTTGAGATACTTGTCCCTCTAGGGTCTATTGTTCAATATTGGTGCGAATTATACTAGCTGATGAATTCATTGTTTAAGCTCTGTGATGTATACAATTTGTATTGGGAACATGGATAGAAGGCATGTGTTAGCTTGCTCTTTCCTTTTTTGGGCTTTAACTTTGTAGATTCTGTCATTCTAGGATGCTTTATCTCGCAGCCAATATACTTTGAGGTTTCTGTGCAAAATGAATATCATATTTTTATCTAAAATAGATTTCAGTGTGAATTGCTTATAATTTGTTTTCCGGATGTTAGTCTTCCAAAATTATATTGACTATAACCAGGTGATTGATAGTTGTTGGCATAACTGCATGCTGCTTTTCATTGACCTGTGACATTGTTGCACCTTAAATTTGATATGTTTTGGGCAACAAATAAGCCAAGCAACGATCATCACTGCAATTTTGTTTCTTGAAGTATCCTTTCTGTTCACCTTGTGTGATCTGAGTTAAATTGGTTGGGTTGTTGATATTTTGAATTTACAGGTGGTGAGGATGTCAACCCCAGCAAGGAAGAGACTGATGAGGGATTTTAGGAGGTTGCAACAAGATCCTCCTGCAGGGATTAGTGGCGCTCCTCAAGACAACAATATTATGCTATGGAATGCTGTTATATTTGGGTATGTCAAGAGATGAAATGatgtttaataataataataataataataataataataataataataataataattgtccAATAAAGCTGCTTATGCCCTTTATTTGTCAAATTGCAGGCCTGATGACACCCCGTGGGATGGAGGTAAAGTAATCTCCTCTATGTGATCTAACTTGAAGGGGACTTTTTAGCATTTGCATTCTGTTTTTCTGTTTCAATTGGACAAGTTTTTAAGTGTTATGGGGTACATCTTGATGATATCCTGGTCTTGCCCAAGTTCAACCCTCAATGCATACCATTTTGTTCATAGCAACCCAAAACACATACTGTGTTATTTGTTAGTTATTACTAGCACATGGTTTAGAATGTTTTTGCTAATGGTTACTTttgcttttttatttatttatttttaatctttttcacTTGTGTTTAGTTTTCCTTTGTCTCAGTTTATGATATTGGTTTCTTACATTTGTAGCTTTCTGATTTAGATGCTATTATGCCAATGATCTATATGGAGATTATTTTTTATTGCATTTTATGATTTAGGATCTAGAGAATTAGTTTCTTATCGTTTGTTTTTAATCTAGCTTTTTTGGTATTTGtagcttatttttcttttttacattAAAGGATTTTGCTAGACTCTAAACTATCAATTCATGTATGTGTTGGGATGGCAAAATTAGTCACAATCTTAATCTCTAAGTCTAGTTTGTTTTGTGGTtttacatcaatttggtatcagtcTCATTAATTTGGTATCAATTTGTTACCAACCTAGCAAATTGACTTGTACACCTCATTGAAAGCTCGCTACTTGCCAATTGACATCTTATCATTGTTGGATTGCTCGTCTGACCCTCCATGCACTCACACTCTTTGGGTCAGATCCAACCCACCTGCTTAGCCACTAATTTCACTCTTGCAGTCTGCACCTGTTCGTCTCCAATCCTATGCATTGCTCTCTGTCACTGTCACATCAGCTCCCATGTCAACAATTTTATGGCAGAACTCTCCCCCACTAATTTCAATGTCTGTTGTGGGCAGAAACAAATATTTGATGTACAGTTGCATATCCAAATTGCAATTTAGTAAGATTTTATGTGATCTGACATTCAAAGATAACAAAGTACAATTAGATGAGATATGTTATTTGAGGGATGCTTTTGTGGTGTTGAAGCATGTCCTCCTAACTCTTTAGTTTCAAATTGtcaaataactttcatgaaatAGGGAGAGAGAACTTGAAATATGGAAGAATGTATATGTGTTTCAGcaagggtattgaaaattttgttttattcaaTTCAACCGCCAATAAGTTCTAAGTAGTTGGCTTATAATACTCGCCCAAATGTTCCATTTGAAGAAAAATCTcaagaaactgatgagaatgagCAATAAAAGTTTGAGGAATCTTCTGTAgggaaagaagaaaaatagaccattgagaaaatggaaattgaaaatttatttatttctcttgTTCTGAGTGAATCGAAGAGCCTTTTAATTACTGTCGTGATTGATTTTATCTAGTCAGATATTATCGGAGATGTGAGGGGAAGAATGAAGTTCATTGTTTCAATCTTATTGCTACCATCCAAGAAGATAGAGTTGTTCTACAAATTCAGTTCTTGATTCTTTagtactttttttttttgaaacatgATTCGTTAGTACGTAAAACTCAAGATCAAGTTGTCTTCATTTGAAGGAGAATGATATAGTCAAGGAAGACCAGATTTaggaattattttaatttaatttttaattgtgaattTAAGAGCTTTAATTCAGATTTTCTAATATAATTAGGAAGTTTAGATTTCTATTATTTaggaattatattattttttaggaATATTAAAAAGGTTCCATTAGGCTTAGTATTTTTCTAATTAGATTGgtttaatattttcttatttttggagTCCTAGTACTAATAGGTAGTTATTATACTATACCTGTCATCTAGGTATTTTAGCATAGCTTATTGTGATTATTATTGGTGTTTAAGAATTAATAAAAGTTGAGAGTTTATTTCTTTATTCCCTTTTGAGTGTTTTTTTGTTGTTCTACATTACATTCGCTCCTTGGATGTAACACTTTGAGATTTATAACATTTGTTAGTGACTTTAATTTGAGAACAGTCTCTACGTGATGCTAAGTAACTAAGATTTAATAATGTGGCATGGCATCTGCTTGGATTTGGTTATTGTGTTAAAGTTTGAAATTGTCTTTCATGATGATATTATTAAGAGGcatttttaatttcatataaGATTGTTATATCACTGGAAAACTTATATCTTAATGTCTTTGAGTTGTTCAGGAACGTTTAAGTTGACCCTTCAGTTTGCAGAAGATTATCCAAATAAGCCTCCAACAGTGCGTTTTGTTTCTAGAATGTTCCATCCAAACAGTAAGTTGAATACAAGAACTTTCTCCCATCTTCTTTTAACATCCTAATTTCCAATATTTGTTCATGAACTTTAGATGAGAAATGCATTCAATTCCCTGAAAAAATGGTGGTATCTGTCTATTCCCATACTTTCTTCTGGGCTTGTCTCATGTATTTTATCTGGTGTCAATGTGCGTGTAGTCGTGTACCCCTTTGTGTAGGTGGGGTTCTCTGGTTATATATGtcatgtttatttatttatttattttttgttggtAATTTACAATTAAGCCTTTGAGATATAGCAAAACTCACAGACTAGTCCGTAGTATGTTTTTGAATAACAATTTGGTCCTCAAAGTTCAATTTTGTTAAGAAATTAGTCCTTACGGTCTAAATTGACCTTAACAAGTTAAAACAATTTAATCTTTTAAGTTTtgtttcattcaaataattttgtataattatttaaatataaaataaggaattacttaaatataaaatttaaatgtagGGACTATTTTGCTAATAAAACAAAACATTAGTGACCAAATTGTTTCAAATTGAAAAGCAATTAACGATAAGGACTAATTTGTTAATGGAATTTAAACATAAGAACCAAAATGTTACTAAAAAACAAATCAAGGACTAACTTGTGGGTTTTGCTATATCTGAGGGGCTTAGTTGTAAATTACCCTCTTTTTCTCATCCTTTTTTGTTGTAGTGGTGAAGTGGGACTCATgtctattttgcttatggaactTTAAGTTTATACGGACTGATAAAAATTACAAGGCCTATATCATCTAATAACCTTAAGGTTCCTTGCTCATATCCTTTCTTGGTTGTCAATATTGTTTCCTGTTGCCTTAattgattataattattaattattttcatatattaGTTCAATAAGGGATCTGAGAGATTTTGTTTTGCATTAATCATTGTTTTCTGGTTCCAAGTTTTTACTTTGATTGGCATTTTCTTCAGTTTATGCGGATGGAAGCATTTGTTTGGATATCCTACAGAATCAGTGGAGTCCAATCTACGATGTGGCAGCCATACTCACATCAATCCAGGTAATAAATTATAGTTCAATCATGGTTTTGTAGTAATTTAATGATCCAGAGACTGTAAATACTAATTGAGAGCAGATTTCAAAGAATTTGATTCTTTTTCATCATTTACTATTTCATTTTCTTCTTAATCATTACTGTTGCACCAAGTTCTATTCCAGCCTGAGCCTGCTGATTAGTGTGTGGCCTCTCTTGCCTGCTTGCTGACTCAGCTGTACTGCCTAGTATATTTTCATTGTTTTACTGTTCATAAACTTAGGTAGCCACGCttgcattttttttctttactgTTTGAGTGGTGTTTATTGAATGCATTATTCTTGTTTTTATTGTAGTCATTGCTCTGcgatccaaatccaaactcccctGCAAATTCTGAAGCTGCACGGATGTTTAGTGAGAACAAGCGTGAATACAATAGGAGAGTACGTGAAATTGTTGAGCAGAGTTGGACTGCTGATTAGTTTCTCCTCGTTCGGCAGAAGAAGTTGAAAAATTGCCCTATGCCCTGTTTAAACAACATTTAACTTGAAATTGTGGTTGCCCATGCCCCTTGTTATATGTTTGCTTGGCTTATGAGGATGGATGTTTGGCCTCTATATTCCAATGTTTGTTCCACTTGATTATGTTGCCTCTGTGTTTGCAGTTTTACGTTTTGAAAAGAGTAGGATGAAGTTTTCTTTTGCCTGGGTGGTTAAGAAAGCGGTAAATCGCATGCTATAATTAGTAACCTGGGTCGCTTCTAAACTCCTAGCCATTCATCAACCTCCCTTCTTAACCATAATTAGCATTGTCATTGCTTGCTTTTGTCTTTTTGGCCAAGGAAGATGCAAAAGAGAGGGCAATCGCAGACAGGCAATAGAACTGAAATGCAGACTCAAATGTTGTCTGTGTTTTGGTTTTAGGGGGTGGTTACTCGAGGACCAAAATGGAATTTAGGAATCTTAAACCGTTTAGGGggatttttctcttttctttttttttattattatttttttaagaatatatTTACTATCATTCATGAGAAGAGAGTCAATACATCCTATCTTACTGAGCAGCCCAACTAAACTTGACGCAAGCTTGGAAGACCGCCTTGACCCTAAACTTATCACCCTTACCTTCAAAGCAACCCAATTAGCACTGGAGTTTGCTGCTCTAGGAATATGAAGAACTTTAAAGGAAGGATGCAAAGCCAAATAACTCTCAGTGTCATGAATAAATTGttggattttttatttaaaattaaaaaaaatataaatatatatatatatataaaataattaaaaataaaataaaatctttttGACTCATAAAGTTTGTTCCCTATTTTTTTGGaagctaattttatttttattttttaacgttATTTGTTTGCTACTTTTAAGGATTAGTTGTCTAATATCTCTGATAAGTAGATTAAAACTAAGAATTTTTTAGTCATTGGAAAACGTATATTTTTTGCAATTCATAAACTACCTATTATCGTCACCTATTATggtcatcattttttttttttactctaccGAAGAAAGCAATTTTTCTATTTGATGTTTTTGGGTGTATTGACTAATAAATTCTGAGCATTGAGAATAATTGGTTCAGGGAACTTTTAGCTATACACAAGAGCTTCAACGGATTGAAGTATGGGATGTGGTTGATTGATTACTTGGTGTAGACGGGCCATTCCCTCTCAAAGGGTAGCGTCAAAATTCAACGTGTTTCAATCCACAAATTCACAGGCTACTCTAATCATTTTTTTGTTGATTTTATATTGttataatttgaattttattatttgtttgtggcccatatttactgtttttttatttaatctgaTTGTTGATTTGGTATTAAGTTTTTCTTACAATCTTTGAGAGGAAAACGTTCGTGCTTGATTGTTGAAATGGATGTGTTGAAATATTTGTCTAGCAAACCAGAAAAATTTACTGAACAAAATTTCCTTTGTTAGCAACAATAAATGAAATTTTGGCTTACTGAATTAGGACTGTTTTATGTGATTTTGACTGAATTTAAAGATAGATAGTCTTCTTTTTCCATTGAAAAAACTGTTGCAGTTGTTTCATCCACTAGTCAGTCTACTACTGCCAAGGATGATTTAACTGATAAAGATATTTTATGTCATGAAAAAATCTTAAGTGCCTTATTTGATAATATTTATCGTATTTTCTGTCATACCAAAACTGGTCTTGAATTGTGGGAAGCTCTAGATTATAAATATGGCACTGAAGAAAAGGGTTTGAAACGATGTTCAATTGAAAAATGGCTTGATTTTCAAATGGTTGATGAAAAATGTGTTTCTAACcaaattcatgatttgaaaacaTTATTTTTGACATGAAAATAAAAGATGTTTCAATTGATGATCCTATTTTGATTACATCTCTTATTAAAAAATTACCACCTTCAAGGTCCGATTTTGTTAGAAGTTTGAAACAGAAACCTGAAAGTTTTTCTTTTGATGAATTGCTTATCTCCTTGAGAATTGAAGATAGGCATCGTCTTACACAAccccaaaactaaaaaattgaattTCAAGCCAAGGCATATGTTATTGAAAATTTTCACAAACCAAAATCTAAGAATTTTAAGAAGGTTGCATCCAAAAAGAATTTTAATGGGAACAACAACAATATAATGAAAGGTAACAATTTTAATTAGAAAAGGGGGGTAGAATGTTGGGTTTGTGGAAAGACCAATCATGTTGCCAAAAATTGCTTCAAGCGTCATGGTCAACACAATAAGGCACCTTCTAGTAAAAAATCACAAGCTAATGTAGTGACCATTGGAGATGGCTCCCAATCCCCATCTCACTGGTATTAGGCACAAGATCTGTGAGAATGGGGAATGGGAGTGAGGCTCAAGTCTTAGGAGAAGGCCAAATAAAACTAGAATTGTCTTCTAAAAACTTTCGTATTAGATAGAGTCTTTCATGTTCCTTCTATTAGGAAAAATTTAATTAGTGCATCTTTATTGGATCAGCATGGTTTAAAACTTGTTATTAGTTCCAATAAATTTGTTATTAGTAAATATGGTAATTTTATTGGTAAAGGTTATTTAGTTGATGGACTTTATAAGTTGAATGTAATGTCTTCTTCTATTAATGCATTTTCTTTTACTTCTGTTACTAATGTTGAATGTGATACTTTTTGGCATAGTAGACTTGGACATATAAATTTTGATACTATGAAAAGAATGATGAGTTTAGATTTAATTCCAAAACTTGAAATTAATAAAaggaataaatgtcaattttatgTTCAAGCAAAACAACCCAGGAAATCTTTTAAATCTGTGGAAAGGGAAACATGCTTGTTAGAATTGATTCATAGTAATATTTGTGATAGTAATAATGTTTTGACTCGTGGTGGTAAGAGATATTTTGACacatttattgatgattttttcAAATTTTGCTATGTGTATTTTATTAATTCTAAAAGTGAattatttgataaatttaaagtttATAAAGCAAAAGTTGAAAATCAActagaaaaggaaaataaaaattttacattttGATAGAGGTAGTGAGTATTCTTttaatgaaatgaatgatttttgtGAATTACATGGTATTATCCATCAAGTTACTGCTCCATACTCACCTCAATCTAAGGGAATAGCAGAAAGAAAAAATAGGACCTTAATGGATATGGTTAATGCCATGTTGCTTAGTTCTGGTTTACGTAATAATTTATGGGGTGAGGCTTTGTATTCTGCATGTCTTATTTTAAATAGAATTCTTTATAAAAATTCTAGTAAAACACCATATGAATTATGGAATAACAAAAAACCCTCTTTGAAATATTTCAAAGTGTGGGAGTGTTTAGCTAAGGTTAATATTCCTATTACTAAGAAAAGGAAAATAGGTCCTAAAACTATTGATTGTGCTTTTGTTGGATATTCTTTGAATAGTAATTCATATCGTTTTCTAGTATTACATTCTGATATTCCtgaaatttctaataatattattatgGAATCCAAAGATGCATGTTTCTTTGAAAATATATTTCCTATGAAAAATGTGTTATTAAGACCTGTTAATGAGGGTCCTTCTAGTTCTAATCATAATAATGTGAGTTCATATGAACCTAGAAGATGTAAGAGAAGTAGAAATAATAAAGTTTTTGGTACTGATTTTTTCACCTTCTTGCTTGAAAATGAACCTAAAACATATAATGATGCTATGATTTTTGTTGATGCTCCATTTTGGAAAGAAGCAATTAAGGGTGAGATGAATTCTCTTACTTCTAATAAAACTTGGGTTTTATCTGATCTTCCACCTGGTTGCAAACAATAGGgtgtaaatgggtttttaagaaaaaaattaaggaCTGATGGttctataaaaaaatttaaagctaGGTTAGTTGCTAAAGATTTTAAACAAGAAgaaggagtagaattctttgacACTTATGCACTTGTTTCTAAAATTACTACTATTAAGTTTTTGATTGCTTTAGCTTCTATCCATAAGCTAGATATTCATCAAATGGATGTGAAGACAGCCTTTTTAAATGGtgaattagaagaagaaatttacatGGATCAACCAGAAGGTTTTCTAGTACCAGGACAAGAGAGAAAAGTGTGTAAGCTTGTAAAATCcttgtatggtttgaaacaagcccCTAAACAATGGCATGAAAAATTTGATAAGATTATGTTATCTGAtagttttaatattaatattattgatAAATGTGTTTACTGTAAGAAATTTGGTGATACTTATGTTATTTTTTGCTTGTATGTagatgatattttaatttttggtaGTAATATCCATTTTATCAATACAACCAAATATTTTTTATCTAGTAATTTTGATATGAAGGATCTAGGTCAagttgatgtaattttaggtatTAAATTATTGAGAAATGGTAACAACATTGCTTTAACTCAATCTCACTatattgaaaaaatattgaaaaggTTTTATTATGCTAATGTGTCACCTGTATCTAGTCCTTTTGATCCAGTAGTTAAATTGAGAAAAAATACTAGAGAAAGTGTTTCACAATATAAATACTCTTAAATAATATGAGCATTATTACATTTAGCTAATCATACTAGGCTTGATATTGCATACGCGGTTGGTAGATTAGGTAGATATACTCATAATCCAGACTCTTTACATTGACATGCATTGGAAAGAGTATTTAAATAACTTAAAGGAATAATTGATTATGCTATTCATTATTGTAGTTTTCCTGTAGTAATGGAAGGTTATAGTGATGCCAATTGAATTTCTGATTCAAAAGAAACTAAATCAACTAATGGTTATGTTTTTTACCATTAGCGGTGGTGCAGTCTCATGAAAGTCTGCAAAACAAACAATAATTTCTCGCTCTACTATGGAAGCAGAATTAGTAGCTTTAGATGCTACTAGTAGTGAAGCAGAGTGGCTTCAGAATTTTATGAATGACTTGCCTTTCATTGTTAAACCCTTACCTCCAATTTCAATACATTGTGACAGTCAAGCTACTATAGCTAGAgctaaaagtaaaaattttaatgaaaaaaagAAGGCACCTAATGGTTAAACATAAATCTATACGTCATTTGATTTCTCATGGTGTGATTTCTTTAGACTTTGTCAGATTTGAAAGTAATATTGTGGATCTGCACACTAACGGACTGGCACACTAGCAAATTCTTCAAACATTGAGGGGAATGTGATTGCAGCCTATAAAGTAGTTGCCATAGTGGACACCCGTTTTTAGAGGTATGGTGATCCCATGAATAAAGTTCAATGGGTAAAAGCGAAACTGTACGAAAACGAGGGAGagcatataatatttttattattgcgGAAAAATTTCGAGTTCCATTCCTATGGTATAGTGCTCTCTACTATGATGTATAGAAAGAGTTAAATTCTGAATGAACCCaatgacattttttttttttttgcggaGTAATGATCATAAATTGCTCTTAGAGGGTTCACCTAGTGAGTGTGGTGGTGGGGTCGCCGCTATGAAAATTTGGGCAATTTTCTAAAAATACTCATGAAATAGATACGTGTGCATGACCGTAAAGCACAATACTGATAGAACTAAGATAATTTCTCATACTGTGTGTATGGTTAATTTTAATCTGGTTCAAAAAGGACTAGTTCAAAACATTTATATTACTGTTTTCTTTCAGATTAAAACTCATTAACACTAAGTATAGGTTCAAACCCTGAAGGTACCTAATATCTATTACACAGTATTATATGCtcagaatttaattaaattttaaatcatgTGGGGGACTGttggattttatatatatatatatataataattaaaaaaaaataaaatctttttGACCCACTAAAGTTTGTTCCCTATTTTTTTGGgagctaattttatttttattttttaatgttaCTTGCTTGCTACTTTTAAGATTAGTGGCCTAATATCTCtgataaattgattaaaattagagATTTTTTAGTCATTGAAAAACACATATTTTTTACCGTTCATAAACCACCCATTATCGCCACCCATTATGGTCACCATTTTTTTTTACTCTATCGAATGAATCAATTTTTCTGTTTGATGTTTTTGGGTATATCGACTAATAAATTATTAGCATTGAGAATAATCGGTTCGGGGAACTCTTAGCTGCACATAAGAGCTCCAATGGATTGAAGTATCTTGCGAGAGGGACGTGATTGATTGATTACTCAGTGCAGACCGGTTGTTTTCATAAATTCACAGGCTACTCTAATCCTTTTTCTCTTGATTTTATATTGTTAtcatttgaattttattatttatttgtgttccatatttactgtttttttatttaatctgaTTGTTGATTTAGTATTAAGTTTTTCTTACTTAAATAGCCTCCATCTCCCAAGGGATGAAATAGCCTTGTAAGTCTTTTTGAATGTGTCAATGGGATTAAGTGGTACTACTTGGAAAGTTGTTGTGTTTCTAGATTTTCAGATATACCAGTAAATCGTACCCACTAAACTTCAAGCCTGATTTTTCAACCTAAGAGGGGCTGCCTGAAGTCTTTCCCACCAATTAACAAAAGAATGAAAAACCAATCCCAAATGGACTAAAAACAAGATCAGAAAAGGAGCTCTGATTGTTGCCAAATAGTTCCTACTAGCTCTCCATAAAAAAATTTCACCTTTTGGGGTCGACGGAGCACCCATGTGCTATTCCAAAAATTTGGGAGCATTGATCTGGATGGGTGGAGAATCTTGCATCTTTTTGAGCACATGATAAATTGATCGATCAGTTGGCACACCATCCTTTGTATAGCAACACACCCTCCTTTCCTCCCTTGGATTCTTAGTAAGAGGGATCTTACTAATTGCAACACACTCATTTGGTGAAAAGGAATCACGAAGGATTACTTGATCCCACTGATGGGTGACTCTACTAATCAAGTCAGCCACATTAAAAATAAAACCATCTAAAGGCCTCTCACTTTTATTTTGAAATTAGGCAGGTTAGGAATCCATGGTTCCCACTATACACTCATAAATGAAGGTCTTAAAATTTGCCAGCGAAGATCAAGATTTAAAGCCCTCCTTCCTTCCATTAAATTCCTCCATCCCTAAGATGGGTGTGTCCATTCCCACTCTAAGCCCTCCTTCCTTCCATTAAACTCTTCCATCCCTAAGATGGGTAATGTCCATTCCGAATCCAAGAAAATcagaaaaaggaaaataaatcccttttaaaattttcacCCACATCATATTAGGATTTTGCAGAATCCTCCAGGCCTGCTTGGAAGTAAAGCTGAATTGAAAAGATATAGATTTTTAAATCCCAATCTCCCTACTTTCTTACTCCAAGATAAGTTCTTTGAAGTGATCCAATAGATGGTAACTTGATCATTAGATTACCGCTACCAATACATTGCCATAAGCTTGAACAAATCCCCAACTAACCTCCTCAGCAACTTGGACACCGACATCACATATGAAGGTATAGCTTGCACAACAGCCTTCAATAAAACTTCTTTGCCTCTAAGAGAAAGCAAGCCTGACCTCTAGCTTTGAATCTTTTTGGAAACTCTAATTAGAGCTTGTTTCTTGGATCTACGCCATTCCACTGGAAGTCCCAAGTACTTTGATAAAGAACTCGAGTTAGAGATTTGTAATAGATTTGCTATCTCCCTCTAAGTATGAATTGCAATATTTAGGCTAAAAGTGATGTTAGATTTCCTCTGATTAATACATTGGCCAGAGCCTAAGTTATatgtctccaaaattgatttaatttgtcTTGCCCCATCTACAGGTTCACGGAAAAGAATTGTTAGAGTAGGAGCATTGTAACAACACAAAACTTCCATCGCTATTTTAAATGCACTATGGTAGATGCCAAATACACCATTCAAAACATAAAATGTATGGGACAATGCCGATAACTTTTAAACTTGGATGTCTTTTAAAACTTTTTTGTAGAGATAAAAATGGTAGGGGGTGTAAAAAAAAGTCAATTCTCttgtttaagaaaaaaaaaagaaaaattaaaaattcaattctCCTATTTTGtaagaaggaaaaaggaaaaagaaaaaaaaattgtgaggaTTTGTGTAGAAAATACTTTAAAGAGCATTGTtaatctccttttttttttgcCCTAATTAGGTGGAAAGGATATTTTTCCACCTTgtcctttttaatttatttattataatttttaatttcaaattaaaagtatgcataattaaaatatttaagcaaatatatacacctaaacataGATTTGATGTCAGAATCAGTTATTATTAACTAGTATAATTttcttataaataaattttattaaaaataatccaTCATACTATTCAACTataaaatcatacatactatTCAACATAgtcattttttaatataattttattcaatatgaacataatagtaaaaatataataaatcacTCTTCTTTATatcaaaaaatgaaaaatatgcaaatcattttcttttctttgctttcCTTTTCTGAAAGAAAAGATTTGTAaggtaaataataattttccttttATAGAGATTTTGTTTTCCTTACAATTCCACTCACTCTTTCTTACCTAGCATTCCATTCTACAAAACAAGTCCTGATGTATTTCATTCATAATTTAAGtgtttttaaaattcattttttatcaccaaaaaagaaacttaaaaaacaccgattataatttttttttgttgggctaataaaaaaaaactttttaagtttttagagtctgagttcattaaattttttgttttaaacaaattatgtttacattttaaatttttgctaatttttttttttcaat harbors:
- the LOC110646258 gene encoding ubiquitin-conjugating enzyme E2 2; the encoded protein is MSTPARKRLMRDFRRLQQDPPAGISGAPQDNNIMLWNAVIFGPDDTPWDGGTFKLTLQFAEDYPNKPPTVRFVSRMFHPNIYADGSICLDILQNQWSPIYDVAAILTSIQSLLCDPNPNSPANSEAARMFSENKREYNRRVREIVEQSWTAD